The window CACCATTTTTGCGCTTATACGGCGGGAAGCTATTTCAATGCCTCCCCGTCCACGACCAATATCATGTGTATTCATGGCTCGAATTAAAGGATAAAAACTCTCCATGTCGCTTCTGCCATTTTCAAACGGATATAGCATGCTGCCAATGTTAGTCGATTGCGGTGTCGTTGCCATCGGAAAAAGAATATCCATATCTTCCGGATATAAAATTCCCCATTCAAGTACACGCATTCCACCGAGCGAACCGCCAATGATCGCCCGCAATCGGTTGACGCCCAGTACCGTCAACGCTTTCCGTTCGGCATGCACCATATCACGGATTGTCACTTCGGGAAACAAGTTTCTATACAGTTCTCCTGTAGTCGGATTAACTGACAAAGGTCCTGTCGATCCGTCGCTTCCGCCAAGAGCATTAAAAGAGATGACAGAAAATTCATTTGTATCGATACTTTTTCCTTGGCCGACAAGACCACTCCACCAGCCCGGGCATTCATCCGTTCCAACTGTCGCGTGACTTCCTGTCAAGGCATGACAAACAAGTACATGGGGTGCATCTAGCCTACCCGTTCTTTCATAAGCAAGCTGTACATTTACCAAGATGATGCCAGATTCCAATACCAGATGCCCGATTTCCACTATTCCCGTCTCCACGATTGTCACGCCCTTTCTTGTCGCCAAAAAATCACACTGTTACTGGTACCGCTAGTTCAATCGCTTGTGCAAGGTCTGCAATGATATCTTCCACTGATTCAAGACCAACCGATAGCCTGATTAATTCTTCAGTCACGCCTGACTTTTCCAAGTCCTCTGGTCCAAGCTGCTGATGCGTCGTTGAAGCAGGATGTATAATCAGTGATTTTGCATCTCCGACGTTCGCAACATGCGACCATATTTTGACGTTATCTATTACGTTTCGACCAGCTTCACGTCCACCTTTTATACCAAATACAATAATGGAACCGAAGCCGTTTTTCAAGTACTTTTTCGCAAGGTCATAAGATGGATGATCTTCATTGCCAGTGTATGTTACCCATTCAACAGACGGGTGTTGTTTCAGAAACTCTGCTACTTTGATGGCATTTTCATTATGTCTCGTCACACGCAGATGCAGTGTCTCAAGTCCTTGAAGGAAGTTGAATGCACTGTCCGGGTCTAAGCAAGGCCCAAAGTCACGCAATAGTTGAACGCGCAGTTTAGTGGCAAAGGCCGCGCCTGCTGTATCAATTCCGTAACGAAGACCATGGTATGACGCATCCGGCTCAGTGAAGCCCGGGAACCTTCCTTGTGTCCAATCGAATGTACCCGCATCAACAGCTACTCCACCAATCGTTGTACCGTGTCCACCAATCCATTTTGTAGCAGAGTGAATGACCACATCTGCACCAAACTCAATCGGATTCGAACCATAAGGCGATGCAAACGTACTATCTATGAGAAGTGGAACACCTTGTTCATGCGCAATGTCCGCAACCGCTTCAATATCCAAGACATGAAGACTTGGGTTACCGATTGTTTCTGCGAATATTGCTTTTGTTTTATCTGTAATTGCTGTGCGGAAGTTTTCAGGATCTGTTGCATCGACGAATTTCACATTGATGCCGTAACGTGGAAGTGTGGCGGCGAATAGATTATACGTACCGCCGTACAAGTTGCTTGCTGCAACAATTTCATCGCCTGCACCTGCAACGTTCAAGATGGAGAATGCGATTGCCGCCATGCCGGATGAGAATGCAACTGCCGCCGTGCCGCCTTCAAGAAGTGCAATACGCTCTTCAAAAACTGCAACGGTTGGATTTGTGATTCGCGTATAGATATTGCCTGCTTCTTGCAATGCAAATAATTTTTGAGCATGTTCTGTATCCCGGAATACGAAAGATGAGGTTCTGTGAATTGGAACTGCGCGTGAACCTGTTACAGGGTCCGGTTTTTGTCCGCCATGCAGAAGAAGTGTTTCGGGTTGAAGTTTTGTCATCGTCATTACCTCCAGAGTTTTTTTAGATGGATG of the Sporosarcina sp. FSL K6-1508 genome contains:
- a CDS encoding alpha/beta fold hydrolase: MATRKGVTIVETGIVEIGHLVLESGIILVNVQLAYERTGRLDAPHVLVCHALTGSHATVGTDECPGWWSGLVGQGKSIDTNEFSVISFNALGGSDGSTGPLSVNPTTGELYRNLFPEVTIRDMVHAERKALTVLGVNRLRAIIGGSLGGMRVLEWGILYPEDMDILFPMATTPQSTNIGSMLYPFENGRSDMESFYPLIRAMNTHDIGRGRGGIEIASRRISAKMVAFAFTDDPIYPTGEIRTFVHLIPNSIYCLVNTKNGYESFLVEFEKWGLVIKQSMEVAVCRQSKSLYLASAL
- a CDS encoding O-acetylhomoserine aminocarboxypropyltransferase/cysteine synthase family protein codes for the protein MTKLQPETLLLHGGQKPDPVTGSRAVPIHRTSSFVFRDTEHAQKLFALQEAGNIYTRITNPTVAVFEERIALLEGGTAAVAFSSGMAAIAFSILNVAGAGDEIVAASNLYGGTYNLFAATLPRYGINVKFVDATDPENFRTAITDKTKAIFAETIGNPSLHVLDIEAVADIAHEQGVPLLIDSTFASPYGSNPIEFGADVVIHSATKWIGGHGTTIGGVAVDAGTFDWTQGRFPGFTEPDASYHGLRYGIDTAGAAFATKLRVQLLRDFGPCLDPDSAFNFLQGLETLHLRVTRHNENAIKVAEFLKQHPSVEWVTYTGNEDHPSYDLAKKYLKNGFGSIIVFGIKGGREAGRNVIDNVKIWSHVANVGDAKSLIIHPASTTHQQLGPEDLEKSGVTEELIRLSVGLESVEDIIADLAQAIELAVPVTV